From Enoplosus armatus isolate fEnoArm2 chromosome 23, fEnoArm2.hap1, whole genome shotgun sequence, a single genomic window includes:
- the LOC139305767 gene encoding GTPase IMAP family member 7-like isoform X1, translating to MDVSNRRIVILGKTGAGKSSLANTIFGEKLFHIDHSFSSGTSECKAETRSVNGRSLTLIDTPGFFDTDRSEEDLKPEIVRCITECAPGPHAFLIVLKVEKFTEHEQAVIKEINQCFSEEVFKYAAVLFTHGDQLPEGQKIKDFLRKNTFLSDLVKKCGSRCHVVDNKYWNEKPKDEYRSNPFQVEELLNTIDKMVMENKGSCYTNEMLQVVEEEIEQEEELIRQSSGNMSEKEIREQAKDRVATKLSVRLAGIGTGVLLGALCGVLVLGGLVVVVLQRVETIKSIATAAKIAATKFGLAGAAAAAGGEAAIGAAAAGGEAAIGAAAAGGEAAAGAAAGGAISVTTVIAGSAAVGAVIGGFTGYHAAEGADTPWEAAERTAGTLKDGAFSVIDNANQFLDKMFNPK from the exons ATGGACG TGTCAAACAGAAGAATTGTCATCTTGGGAAAAACTGGAGCTGGGAAAAGCAGCCTGGCTAACACCATATTTGGAGAGAAGCTGTTCCACATCGACCATTCTTTCAGCTCTGGAACAAGTGAATGTAAAGCAGAAACCAGATCTGTCAACGGAAGAAGCCTCACTTTGATCGACACTCCTGGTTTCTTCGACACAGACAGGTCTGAGGAGGACCTGAAGCCTGAGATAGTGAGGTGCATCACAGAGTGTGCTCCTGGGCCTCATGCTTTTCTCATTGTGCTTAAAGTGGAGAAATTCACAGAGCACGAGCAGGCTGTCATCAAAGAAATAAACCAATGCTTTTCTGAAGAAGTCTTCAAATATGCAGCAGTTCTCTTCACTCATGGCGACCAGCTCCCTGAAGGACAGAAAATTAAGGATTTTCTCCGCAAGAATACGTTTTTGAGTGATCTGGTAAAGAAGTGTGGCAGCCGCTGTCACGTCGTTGATAATAAATACTGGAACGAAAAGCCAAAGGATGAATACAGGAGCAACCCGTTCCAGGTGGAGGAGCTACTTAACACAATAGACAAGATGGTGATGGAAAACAAAGGAAGCTGCTACACCAATGAGATGCTACAAGTAGTGGAGGAGGAAATAGAACAAGAGGAGGAGCTCATTAGACAGTCATCAGGAAACATGTCAGAGAAAGAGATCAGAGAGCAGGCTAAGGACAGAGTAGCCACAAAGCTTTCGGTCAGATTAGCAGGTATTGGAACAGGTGTATTGTTAGGAGCTTTGTGTGGTGTATTAGTGCTGGGTGGATTAGTTGTAGTAGTTTTACAGCGTGTGGAAACAATAAAATCTATAGCCACAGCCGCAAAAATTGCAGCAACAAAATTTGGActagcaggagcagcagcagcagcaggaggtgaagCTGCAataggagcagcagcagcaggaggtgaagCTGCAataggagcagcagcagcaggaggtgaagctgcagcaggagcagcagcaggtggagcaaTATCAGTAACAACAGTTATAGCGGGATCTGCTGCAGTGGGAGCAGTTATAGGAGGTTTCACAGGATATCATGCAGCTGAGGGAGCAGACACACCAtgggaagcagcagagaggacagcagGGACTCTCAAGGATGGAGCCTTTTCTGTCATAGATAACGCAAATCAGTTTTTGGACAAAATGTTTAATCCAAAGTGA
- the LOC139305767 gene encoding GTPase IMAP family member 7-like isoform X2, producing MDVSNRRIVILGKTGAGKSSLANTIFGEKLFHIDHSFSSGTSECKAETRSVNGRSLTLIDTPGFFDTDRSEEDLKPEIVRCITECAPGPHAFLIVLKVEKFTEHEQAVIKEINQCFSEEVFKYAAVLFTHGDQLPEGQKIKDFLRKNTFLSDLVKKCGSRCHVVDNKYWNEKPKDEYRSNPFQVEELLNTIDKMVMENKGSCYTNEMLQVVEEEIEQEEELIRQSSGNMSEKEIREQAKDRVATKLSVRLAGIGTGVLLGALSGSAAVGAVIGGFTGYHAAEGADTPWEAAERTAGTLKDGAFSVIDNANQFLDKMFNPK from the exons ATGGACG TGTCAAACAGAAGAATTGTCATCTTGGGAAAAACTGGAGCTGGGAAAAGCAGCCTGGCTAACACCATATTTGGAGAGAAGCTGTTCCACATCGACCATTCTTTCAGCTCTGGAACAAGTGAATGTAAAGCAGAAACCAGATCTGTCAACGGAAGAAGCCTCACTTTGATCGACACTCCTGGTTTCTTCGACACAGACAGGTCTGAGGAGGACCTGAAGCCTGAGATAGTGAGGTGCATCACAGAGTGTGCTCCTGGGCCTCATGCTTTTCTCATTGTGCTTAAAGTGGAGAAATTCACAGAGCACGAGCAGGCTGTCATCAAAGAAATAAACCAATGCTTTTCTGAAGAAGTCTTCAAATATGCAGCAGTTCTCTTCACTCATGGCGACCAGCTCCCTGAAGGACAGAAAATTAAGGATTTTCTCCGCAAGAATACGTTTTTGAGTGATCTGGTAAAGAAGTGTGGCAGCCGCTGTCACGTCGTTGATAATAAATACTGGAACGAAAAGCCAAAGGATGAATACAGGAGCAACCCGTTCCAGGTGGAGGAGCTACTTAACACAATAGACAAGATGGTGATGGAAAACAAAGGAAGCTGCTACACCAATGAGATGCTACAAGTAGTGGAGGAGGAAATAGAACAAGAGGAGGAGCTCATTAGACAGTCATCAGGAAACATGTCAGAGAAAGAGATCAGAGAGCAGGCTAAGGACAGAGTAGCCACAAAGCTTTCGGTCAGATTAGCAGGTATTGGAACAGGTGTATTGTTAGGAGCTTTGT CGGGATCTGCTGCAGTGGGAGCAGTTATAGGAGGTTTCACAGGATATCATGCAGCTGAGGGAGCAGACACACCAtgggaagcagcagagaggacagcagGGACTCTCAAGGATGGAGCCTTTTCTGTCATAGATAACGCAAATCAGTTTTTGGACAAAATGTTTAATCCAAAGTGA